In Mustela nigripes isolate SB6536 chromosome 2, MUSNIG.SB6536, whole genome shotgun sequence, a single window of DNA contains:
- the MYLK gene encoding myosin light chain kinase, smooth muscle isoform X4 — MAMISGLSGRKSSTGSPTSPLNAEKLESEDVSQAFLEAVAEEKPHVKPYFSKTIRDLEVVEGSAARFDCKIEGYPDPEVVWFKDDQSIRESRHFQIDYDEDGNCSLIISDVCGDDDAKYTCKAVNSLGEATCTAELIVETMEEGEGEGEEEEE; from the exons ATGGCAATGATCTCAGGACTCAGTGGCAGGAAATCCTCAACAGGGTCACCAACCAGCCCACTCAATGCAGAAAAATTAGAATCTGAAG ATGTGTCTCAAGCTTTCCTTGAGGCTGTTGCTGAGGAAAAGCCCCATGTAAAACCCTATTTCTCTAAGACCATCCGTGATTTAGAAGTTGTGGAGGGAAGCGCTGCTAGATTTGACTGCAAGATTGAAG GATACCCAGACCCTGAAGTTGTCTGGTTCAAAGATGACCAGTCAATCCGGGAGTCTCGCCACTTCCAGATAGACTACGATGAGGATGGGAACTGCTCTTTAATCATTAGCGATGTTTGCGGGGACGATGATGCCAAGTACACCTGCAAGGCCGTCAACAGTCTGGGAGAAGCCACCTGCACAGCGGAGCTCATTGTGGAGACcatggaggaaggagaaggggaaggggaagaagaggaagagtga